One Streptomyces sp. B21-105 genomic region harbors:
- a CDS encoding A/G-specific adenine glycosylase, which produces MTATTKPPHSSSSLADADACGADLHSPVIDWFADHARDLPWRRPDAGAWGVMVSEFMLQQTPVSRVLPVYEQWLARWPRPADLAAEAPGEAVRAWGRLGYPRRALRLHGAAAAITERHGGDVPSDHNQLLALPGIGEYTAAAVASFAYGQRHAVLDTNVRRVFARAVTGVRYPPNATTAAERKLARALLPEDEPTAARWAAASMELGALVCTARNETCVRCPIAAQCAWRLAGKPEHDGPPRRGQTYAGTDRQVRGKLLAVLRDAHAPVPQAALDRMWHEPVQRARALDGLVADGLVEPLPDGLYRLPLS; this is translated from the coding sequence ATGACTGCGACCACGAAGCCCCCGCACAGCAGCTCCTCCCTGGCCGATGCCGACGCCTGCGGAGCGGACCTGCACTCCCCCGTGATCGACTGGTTCGCCGACCATGCCCGTGACCTGCCCTGGCGACGCCCCGACGCCGGCGCGTGGGGCGTGATGGTCAGCGAGTTCATGCTGCAGCAGACGCCGGTCAGCCGGGTCCTGCCGGTCTACGAACAGTGGCTCGCCCGCTGGCCGCGCCCCGCCGACCTGGCCGCGGAGGCCCCGGGCGAGGCGGTCCGCGCATGGGGGCGGCTCGGCTATCCGCGCCGCGCCCTGCGGCTGCACGGCGCCGCGGCGGCGATAACGGAACGGCACGGCGGCGACGTTCCGTCGGACCACAACCAGCTGCTCGCGCTGCCCGGCATCGGCGAGTACACGGCGGCGGCCGTCGCCTCCTTCGCGTACGGGCAGCGGCACGCCGTTCTGGACACCAACGTCCGCCGGGTCTTCGCGCGCGCCGTGACGGGCGTGCGGTACCCGCCGAACGCCACCACGGCCGCCGAGCGAAAGCTCGCCCGCGCCCTGCTGCCCGAGGACGAGCCGACGGCGGCGCGCTGGGCCGCCGCGTCCATGGAGCTCGGCGCGCTCGTGTGCACGGCCAGGAACGAGACGTGCGTGCGCTGCCCGATCGCCGCGCAGTGCGCATGGCGGCTCGCGGGCAAGCCGGAGCACGACGGTCCGCCGCGCCGCGGTCAGACGTACGCCGGCACCGACCGGCAGGTCAGGGGCAAGCTGCTCGCCGTCCTGCGGGACGCACACGCGCCCGTGCCGCAAGCCGCCCTCGACCGGATGTGGCACGAGCCGGTGCAACGCGCTCGTGCGCTGGACGGGCTCGTCGCGGACGGACTGGTGGAGCCGCTGCCCGACGGGCTGTACCGCCTGCCGCTGAGCTGA
- the disA gene encoding DNA integrity scanning diadenylate cyclase DisA: protein MAANDRAAAPGKSGGSSGSDGLMRAALSAVAPGTALRDGLERILRGNTGGLIVLGSDKTVEAMCTGGFVLNVEFAATRLRELCKLDGGIVVSSDLSKILRAGVQLVPDPMIPTEETGTRHRTADRVSKQVGFPVVSVSQSMRLIALYVDGQRRVLEDSAAILSRANQALATLERYKLRLDEVAGTLSALEIEDLVTVRDVSAVAQRLEMVRRIATEIAEYVVELGTDGRLLALQLDELIAGVEPERELVVRDYVPEPTAKRSRTVDEALYELDALTHAELLELSTVARALGYTGSPEALDTAVSPRGFRLLAKVPRLPGAIIDRLVEHFSSLQKLLAASVDDLQTVDGVGEARARSVREGLSRLAESSILERYV from the coding sequence GTGGCAGCCAACGACCGGGCGGCAGCTCCCGGAAAGTCCGGTGGGAGTTCCGGTTCCGACGGCCTGATGCGCGCCGCGCTGAGCGCGGTGGCTCCCGGCACGGCCCTGCGCGACGGCCTGGAGAGGATCCTCCGCGGCAACACCGGCGGGCTGATCGTGCTGGGCTCCGACAAGACGGTCGAAGCGATGTGCACGGGCGGGTTCGTGCTGAACGTGGAGTTCGCGGCCACCCGCCTGCGTGAGCTGTGCAAGCTCGACGGCGGCATCGTGGTCTCCTCGGACCTGTCGAAGATCCTCCGGGCCGGCGTCCAACTGGTGCCCGACCCCATGATCCCCACGGAGGAGACCGGCACCCGGCACCGCACGGCGGACCGGGTGAGCAAGCAGGTCGGCTTCCCGGTCGTCTCGGTCTCGCAGTCCATGCGGCTGATCGCCCTGTACGTCGACGGGCAGCGCCGGGTCCTGGAGGACTCCGCGGCCATCCTGTCCCGCGCGAACCAGGCGCTGGCCACCCTGGAGCGCTACAAACTCCGCCTGGACGAGGTCGCGGGAACGTTGTCAGCGCTGGAGATCGAAGACCTGGTGACGGTCCGGGACGTCTCGGCGGTGGCCCAGCGGCTGGAGATGGTGCGCCGCATCGCGACCGAAATCGCCGAATACGTGGTCGAACTGGGCACAGACGGGCGACTGCTCGCCCTTCAGCTCGACGAGTTGATCGCGGGCGTGGAGCCGGAACGCGAACTGGTGGTCCGGGACTATGTGCCTGAGCCGACGGCCAAGCGTTCCCGCACGGTCGACGAGGCGCTGTACGAACTGGACGCGCTCACCCACGCCGAGCTCCTGGAACTGTCCACGGTCGCCCGCGCACTGGGCTACACCGGCTCCCCCGAGGCACTGGACACGGCGGTCTCCCCGCGCGGCTTCCGCCTGCTGGCGAAGGTGCCGCGCCTTCCGGGAGCGATCATCGACCGTCTCGTGGAGCACTTCAGCAGCCTGCAGAAGCTGCTCGCCGCGAGCGTCGACGACCTCCAGACGGTGGACGGAGTGGGCGAGGCACGGGCCCGCAGCGTCCGCGAGGGCCTGTCCCGCCTGGCCGAGTCCTCGATCCTGGAGCGGTACGTCTAG
- the radA gene encoding DNA repair protein RadA has product MAARTKTTKDRPSYRCTECGWQTAKWLGRCPECQAWGTVEEYGAPAVRTTAPGRVTTSALPIGQVDGRQATARPTGVAELDRVLGGGLVPGAVVLLAGEPGVGKSTLLLDVAAKSASDEHRTLYVTGEESASQVRMRADRIGAIDDHLYLAAETDLAAVLGHLDAVKPSLLIVDSVQTVASPEIDGAPGGMAQVREVAGALIRASKDRGMSTLLVGHVTKDGAIAGPRLLEHLVDVVLSFEGDRHARLRLVRGVKNRYGATDEVGCFELHDEGITGLADPSGLFLTRRDEPVPGTCLTVTLEGRRPLVAEVQALTVDSQIPSPRRTTSGLETSRVSMMLAVLEQRGRISALGKRDIYSATVGGVKLSEPAADLAIALALASAASDTPLPKNLVAIGEVGLAGEVRRVTGVQRRLAEAHRLGFTHALVPGDPGKIPAGMKVLEVADMGDALRVLPRSRRREAPQEAEDRR; this is encoded by the coding sequence ATGGCTGCCCGTACGAAGACCACCAAGGACCGTCCGTCCTACCGCTGCACGGAGTGCGGCTGGCAGACGGCCAAGTGGCTCGGCCGCTGCCCCGAGTGCCAGGCCTGGGGCACGGTCGAGGAGTACGGCGCGCCCGCGGTCCGCACCACGGCGCCGGGCCGCGTCACGACCTCCGCCCTGCCCATCGGTCAGGTCGACGGGCGGCAGGCCACCGCCCGCCCCACCGGCGTGGCCGAGCTGGACCGCGTCCTCGGCGGCGGGCTCGTGCCCGGCGCGGTCGTGCTCCTGGCGGGCGAGCCGGGCGTCGGCAAGTCGACCCTGCTGCTGGACGTGGCCGCCAAGTCCGCGAGCGACGAGCACCGCACCCTGTACGTCACGGGCGAGGAGTCCGCGTCGCAGGTCCGGATGCGCGCCGACCGCATCGGCGCCATCGACGACCACCTGTACCTCGCCGCCGAGACCGATCTGGCGGCCGTCCTCGGCCACTTGGACGCGGTCAAGCCGTCCCTGCTGATCGTGGACTCCGTGCAGACCGTGGCCTCCCCGGAGATCGACGGTGCGCCCGGCGGCATGGCCCAGGTCCGCGAGGTCGCGGGCGCCCTGATCCGCGCCTCCAAAGACCGCGGCATGTCCACTCTGCTGGTGGGCCACGTCACGAAGGACGGCGCGATCGCCGGCCCGCGTCTCCTCGAGCACCTCGTCGACGTCGTCCTGAGTTTCGAGGGCGACCGGCACGCACGGCTGCGCCTGGTGCGCGGCGTGAAGAACCGGTACGGGGCGACCGACGAGGTCGGCTGCTTCGAACTGCACGACGAGGGCATTACCGGCCTTGCCGACCCGAGCGGACTTTTCCTGACACGACGTGACGAACCGGTCCCGGGCACCTGTCTGACGGTCACCCTGGAGGGGCGCCGGCCCCTGGTCGCCGAGGTGCAGGCGCTCACCGTCGACTCCCAGATCCCCTCCCCCCGCCGTACGACGTCCGGCCTGGAGACCTCGCGCGTCTCGATGATGCTGGCCGTCCTGGAGCAGCGCGGACGGATCAGCGCACTCGGCAAGCGGGACATCTACTCGGCGACGGTCGGCGGCGTGAAGCTCTCGGAGCCCGCGGCGGACCTGGCCATCGCCCTCGCCCTGGCCTCCGCCGCCAGTGACACCCCGCTGCCCAAGAACCTCGTCGCGATCGGCGAGGTGGGCCTCGCGGGCGAGGTCAGACGGGTCACGGGCGTCCAGCGCAGGCTCGCCGAGGCCCACCGCCTGGGCTTCACGCACGCGCTCGTGCCGGGCGATCCCGGCAAGATCCCCGCGGGCATGAAGGTCCTGGAAGTGGCCGACATGGGGGACGCCCTGCGGGTGCTGCCGCGGTCCCGTCGCCGAGAGGCCCCGCAGGAGGCGGAGGACCGCCGGTAG
- a CDS encoding Ppx/GppA phosphatase family protein — protein MRLGVLDVGSNTVHLLVVDAHPGARPLPAHSHKAELRLAQLLDEDGAIGDDGIDRLIAVVHDALQAAEDKGVEDLLPFATSAVREATNADDVLARVQAETGVELQVLTGAEEARLTFLAARRWFGWSAGKLLVLDIGGGSLEIAYGMDEEPDAAASLPLGAGRLTAGWLPGDLPDPEDIRALRRHARAQIARTVGEFSRLGSPDHVVGTSKTFKQLARIAGAARSADGLYTQRELKRESLESWVPRLAGMTTAQRAELPGVSEGRANQLLAGALVAEGAMDLFGVEALEICPWALREGVILRKLDHMATT, from the coding sequence ATGAGACTCGGTGTCCTCGACGTGGGATCGAACACGGTGCATCTGCTGGTGGTGGACGCCCACCCCGGCGCGCGGCCCCTTCCCGCGCACTCGCACAAGGCGGAACTGCGCCTCGCCCAACTCCTCGACGAGGACGGGGCGATCGGCGACGACGGCATAGACCGGCTGATCGCGGTCGTCCACGATGCGCTGCAGGCCGCCGAGGACAAGGGCGTCGAGGACCTGCTGCCGTTCGCGACCTCCGCCGTGCGCGAGGCCACCAACGCCGACGACGTCCTCGCGCGCGTGCAGGCCGAGACCGGCGTGGAGCTCCAGGTCCTCACCGGCGCCGAGGAGGCCCGGCTCACCTTCCTCGCAGCCCGCCGCTGGTTCGGCTGGTCGGCGGGCAAGCTGCTCGTCCTGGACATCGGCGGCGGCTCCCTGGAGATCGCGTACGGCATGGACGAGGAGCCCGACGCGGCCGCGTCCCTGCCGCTGGGCGCCGGCCGCCTCACCGCGGGCTGGCTCCCGGGCGACCTGCCGGACCCCGAGGACATACGCGCCCTGCGCCGTCACGCCAGGGCGCAGATCGCCCGCACGGTCGGGGAGTTCAGCCGCCTCGGATCCCCCGACCACGTCGTCGGCACCTCGAAGACCTTCAAGCAGCTCGCCCGCATCGCCGGCGCCGCCCGCTCCGCCGACGGCCTCTACACGCAGCGGGAGCTCAAGCGGGAGTCCCTGGAGTCGTGGGTGCCGCGCCTCGCCGGCATGACGACCGCCCAGCGCGCGGAGCTCCCGGGCGTGTCCGAGGGCCGCGCCAACCAGCTGCTCGCCGGCGCGCTGGTGGCCGAGGGGGCGATGGACCTCTTCGGCGTGGAGGCCCTGGAGATCTGCCCCTGGGCGCTCAGGGAGGGCGTGATCCTCCGCAAGCTCGATCACATGGCGACGACGTGA
- a CDS encoding sugar phosphate isomerase/epimerase family protein: MAEPVVRIPDAKVALSTASVYPESTATAFEIAARLGYDGVEVMVWNDPVSQDIDALRRLSDHHRIPILAVHAPCLLITQRVWSTDPWTKLQRARAAAEKLGASTVVVHPPFRWQRQYARDFVTGIWRMADETDVRFAVENMYPWRYRDREMLAYAPDWDVTKDDYRHFTIDLSHASTARADAMQMVDRMADRLGHVHLADGNGSAKDEHLVPGRGSQPCAELLERLALTGFDGHVVIEVNTRRAMSGAEREADLAEALAFTRLHLASPSSPASPATVSSPAAPAAAPPSKPPAPPSKPSGSSTPTASSASTGSASSDVPSGAAMPSSRSSSPSSPKSRAAFRRPKARRR, translated from the coding sequence ATGGCAGAGCCAGTCGTGCGGATCCCCGATGCGAAGGTCGCCCTGTCGACGGCCTCGGTCTACCCGGAGTCGACGGCGACGGCCTTCGAGATCGCCGCGCGCCTCGGGTACGACGGCGTCGAGGTCATGGTCTGGAACGACCCCGTCAGCCAGGACATCGACGCGCTGCGCAGGCTCAGCGACCACCACCGCATCCCGATCCTCGCCGTTCACGCCCCCTGTCTGCTGATCACGCAGCGGGTGTGGTCGACCGACCCGTGGACGAAGCTGCAGCGGGCCCGCGCGGCGGCGGAGAAGCTCGGCGCGAGCACCGTCGTCGTCCACCCGCCGTTCCGCTGGCAGCGCCAGTACGCGCGCGACTTCGTCACCGGCATCTGGCGGATGGCCGACGAGACGGACGTGCGGTTCGCCGTCGAGAACATGTACCCGTGGCGCTACCGCGACCGCGAGATGCTCGCCTACGCGCCCGACTGGGACGTCACGAAGGACGACTACCGGCACTTCACCATTGACCTCAGCCACGCCTCGACGGCCCGCGCGGACGCGATGCAGATGGTCGACCGCATGGCCGACCGGCTGGGCCACGTCCACCTCGCCGACGGAAACGGTTCGGCGAAGGACGAGCACCTGGTGCCCGGGCGCGGCTCCCAGCCCTGCGCCGAGCTGCTGGAACGGCTCGCGCTGACCGGCTTCGACGGGCACGTCGTCATCGAGGTCAACACGCGGCGCGCGATGTCCGGCGCCGAACGGGAGGCCGACCTGGCGGAGGCCCTCGCCTTCACGCGCCTGCACCTCGCCTCGCCCTCCTCGCCTGCCTCACCCGCCACGGTGTCCTCCCCGGCCGCTCCGGCCGCCGCGCCCCCGTCGAAGCCCCCCGCGCCGCCCTCAAAGCCCTCGGGGTCCTCAACGCCCACAGCGTCCTCGGCGTCCACTGGGTCCGCCTCGTCCGATGTCCCCTCGGGGGCTGCGATGCCGTCCTCGAGGTCCTCCTCCCCGAGCTCCCCGAAGTCCCGGGCCGCGTTCCGGCGCCCGAAGGCCCGCCGCCGATGA
- a CDS encoding TetR/AcrR family transcriptional regulator, with product MTGVTARRRGRPPRAESADTRDRILAAAREEFSERGYEKTSVRGIAKAAGVDPALVHHYFGTKEQVFEASIEVAFAPALSAPDAVADGPPDQVGERLARFVLGVWENPTTRKPLLAIVRSAVNNDTAAAVFRRLVASQLLRRIAAQLDLPDAELRAELAAAQLVGCAMLRYVIKVEPLASADLEQIIARVAPVVQGHLTGP from the coding sequence ATGACCGGCGTCACCGCCCGCAGGCGGGGCCGCCCCCCACGCGCGGAGTCGGCGGACACCCGGGACCGCATCCTGGCCGCCGCCCGCGAGGAGTTCTCCGAGCGGGGCTACGAGAAGACGTCCGTCCGAGGCATCGCGAAGGCGGCCGGGGTGGACCCGGCGCTCGTGCACCACTACTTCGGCACCAAGGAGCAGGTCTTCGAGGCCTCGATCGAGGTGGCCTTCGCGCCCGCGCTCAGCGCGCCGGACGCGGTCGCCGACGGGCCCCCGGACCAGGTCGGCGAGCGGCTCGCCCGTTTCGTCCTCGGCGTCTGGGAGAACCCCACCACCCGCAAGCCCCTGCTGGCGATCGTGCGCTCCGCGGTGAACAACGACACCGCGGCCGCCGTCTTCCGGCGCCTGGTCGCCTCGCAGCTGCTGCGCCGCATCGCCGCCCAGCTGGATCTGCCGGACGCCGAGCTGCGCGCCGAACTCGCGGCGGCGCAGCTGGTCGGCTGCGCGATGCTGCGGTACGTGATCAAGGTGGAACCGCTGGCCTCGGCTGATCTGGAGCAGATCATCGCGCGCGTGGCGCCGGTCGTACAGGGGCACCTGACCGGACCGTGA